In Pseudodesulfovibrio sp. S3, one genomic interval encodes:
- a CDS encoding ABC transporter ATP-binding protein, with amino-acid sequence MSATAISLSGITKTFLQQEERNGDADSGIKVLKGITLDVDQGEFIALQGTSGSGKSTLLHIIGLLDRPTAGTYRLLGQDAAGLDDDQQSDMRNQALGFVFQSFYLIPYATALENVILPGLYSGRPRGELVARAETLLEQVGLADRMNFKPSRLSGGQQQRVAMARALLNEPKIILADEPTGQLDTATSDEIIKLFHAVHEAGQTMVLVTHDEDVAKEAGRIIKLSDGRITEDIKL; translated from the coding sequence ATGAGCGCAACGGCCATTTCCCTGTCCGGGATCACCAAGACCTTTTTGCAGCAAGAGGAACGCAACGGCGACGCCGATTCCGGCATCAAGGTGCTCAAGGGGATCACCCTGGACGTGGATCAGGGGGAATTCATCGCCCTGCAAGGCACTTCCGGGTCCGGCAAGTCCACCCTGTTGCATATAATAGGGCTGCTCGACCGGCCCACGGCCGGAACGTATCGGCTCCTCGGCCAGGACGCCGCCGGCCTTGACGACGACCAGCAGTCAGACATGCGCAACCAGGCCCTTGGCTTTGTGTTCCAGTCCTTTTATCTCATTCCCTATGCCACGGCTCTGGAAAACGTCATCCTGCCCGGGCTTTACTCCGGCAGGCCCAGAGGCGAGCTTGTCGCCCGTGCCGAAACCCTTCTGGAACAGGTTGGGCTGGCCGACCGCATGAACTTCAAGCCCTCCCGGTTATCCGGCGGACAACAGCAGCGCGTTGCCATGGCCCGCGCCCTGCTCAACGAACCCAAGATCATCCTGGCCGACGAGCCCACCGGGCAGCTCGACACCGCCACCTCGGACGAGATCATCAAACTCTTCCACGCCGTGCACGAGGCCGGACAAACCATGGTCCTGGTCACCCACGACGAAGACGTGGCCAAGGAAGCGGGCCGTATCATCAAACTGAGCGACGGCAGGATTACAGAGGACATCAAGCTTTGA